Part of the Cydia pomonella isolate Wapato2018A chromosome 5, ilCydPomo1, whole genome shotgun sequence genome is shown below.
CCGCTCGGACATATCCTGACACCGGGCCGGCGTGGGGCAGCGGCAGCAGGCAGGCTGTCGTGCAGGGGACAGCAGCGGAGGAACGTAAGTCAACGGTGGCATCCTACGCCTCAGCTAGCAAGAGGCGTAAAACCCACGCAATTTCATCATCCTTGTCCTAAACATGAAAAGCGCCACAAATTACCTAGAAGGTCAAgctaagtaggtatatgaataCCTGCCAGGCGGCGAGCTCGGCCGCCATGCGCGCGAGGGCGCGCCGGGCGCTCGCCCTGACGCGCCAGCCGCCCGCCAGGTGCTGTATGGCCACGGCCGCTATCTCCGGATCCTCCCAGTTTATCTTCCGCATCAGTCTGAAGATCTTCTCCTCGTTACTCTTCTGCAGATCTTCGTGTAAAATTTTCCTTATGAATTGATGCATCGGTGGCTCTTCTTCTTTAGGTTGGGCCGGGGCTTCAGGCGGGCAGACGTAGTAGAACGCGTTCTCGATCTGCGTTACGTAGCGCGAGTCGAGGGCTGAAACAGTCTAATAACACAAATATGATTAGATTATAgtcttaaattatttaaatgaaaagaGCAACATTAGCATATCTAAATGTATACATACCTCAAAATATAGTGAACAAAGTTTTATCGATATTAATTACCTTTTTCCTCATCATCTGCTGCAAATAAATCATTGTCCGCTGATGAGTATCAGGATTGCAGTACAGATACCTCCCGCACGTTTCAAGTAGGTTGCACGCCATCTCTATGTGGTGATGCTTAAAGTCGTGTAGTAACACTTTCAGGCAGTATAGAGCTTCCATTTTAGAGTAAAGACCGAATTTCACTAATTCTCCAATAAATCTCACTACTTTAATCTGTcaacaaaagaaaaaactttaataaggTCTCAGTAATGCTTAGAAATAAGTCTCAGTACATAATCTTTACACACTATACCGATTTTAGCAAAATATACCTTTGATTCAATGTTGATCTGGTCCTTTTTCCTAACATGGTATTTAAAATCTTGCTTCAACATCTGGCATAAGTCGATGCAAACATCAGGCAACACTGGATACAGATTTGCCGCAAACCGGGAATAAAATGGCAACAAATCTAATCTGGTTCTGGCAACACTGAACAGGACCCTTGTTagttttttcctattgtttTTGGTATTAAGATTTAGGACGAAGTCTACAGCGGCGTTGTCAATAAGTTCCCGATTGATACAGTTGGGCAGTTCGTTCAAAAATGCATCTAGAGCGTATCTGTAACAAAATATTACGCAGATAAATATCAACGAATTCATAAGTGAgtcttctaaatatttaatattcacgAAATCACTGTCTTGCCTAGATGCGTCAAGTCCAAGGCATACGCGTTTTGATAAGCTTTATAACAATGAACCAAGTTCACAAGAAAATGATGGCTTTATttatctatactctgtatctttaggtatatacattaatgtaaacaaacaatttgtaagttctcgggtagttataatatttattggttaaccaaccaaatacaagaCCGCTCAGATCTGCCACTAAACGACCTGAGTttaacctatattatttttgttcatgtaatgttttcatctaccttcaactggcttaagaagcaatttgagggtagattttgtttacttttatttaaatacccaCTATATTtcccaaaaaagaaaaatacatcaaatattttGTTGTAAGATCCTTTAGATTGACGCTGCCTGGAAAAAGTGAAGAAGAGCAATTTTCAGAACTCAACACTAAGGAATTGACTAATAATACTTGTTGGAGACACTGGTGGGCTGATGGTCGTCTTCCACGTCGGGCACGGCAGGTTCCTCGCTGTCACTTAGCTCGTCTTCTTTCAGGTCCTCGTCCAGCATCTCTTCTGTCACGGTTTCAGTCTTATTTTTTGTTGTCTGCAATGTttgtgatttgttagttatttTCTTAGACATAATAAAAGAGAGACATCATAAGGCTCAACACATAGCTCTCTCTTTTAGCAGGCACACACatattattgtttcttttttatttgataagtcAAAACCTTTACCTCCTTTAATTGATAGTTAGGCATAAACACTTTCAAATCCGGTAAGTGTGTATAGAACGTCCTCGTGTCCTCATCCTGCCAGGGGTCGGTGCCGGCCTGCATGTTGAACTCCTCGGTGCCGCCGATGGTGACGGTGCCGGGGGTCTCGATGACGGTCATGGACAGTGTGGGGGGCTCGCCCGCCTCGCCTAGCTCCTCGCCGAGGACCTCGGCGAAGCTTTGAGCGCCGGCTAGCAATTTGTCGTAGGTTGCCTGCAAACACGTGGAAAATTAGGGTCTAATTGGTTGGGAACAGGACAATAATGATTGTATTTGGCAAATTGGAACATAGCTACTAATTAGGCGGACCCGCCTAATGACAAACATGTATAATGAATATATGAAGTTgcaaattttcaatattttcactGTAAGATTGTAAAATGTTTTACTTACTACAAAAACTGATAGAAATCAGCAattcacaaaataaaactattaaacgtgtataatgaattttaaatattatacatccCCACGTTTCAAACCCTTTACAGCATTCATGGTAAATGGACCAGACAAGACTGTGAGAGCATGTGTAAGACGCGCGAATGATGACAAAatgacataatatttattttatttagatatcaaaGTGGACTGTTGAGCTTCAAAAGCCGATGGCGTCTCAAGgatattttatttgttctttGCTCATTATTGTTCCTGAGCTGTGGTGACATTGATACCTATTTATCACACGTCTTCATGTACATTTTATATCCAGACATAATAATGAGACAAGAGTCTGAATAGGTGGAACATGCTTAATTTAGCTTctttcaattcatttatttatttttgaaatatagttaaataaaattatggcaTGGTGGGTTGGGTCATTACTCATTTTATAAGTGGTGATAAAGTATTGGCCAATGTTAATATTGTGTATTGTTTTATGTCAACAAATCACTGCACTTGTTGTTTTATACGAttcattttgataattttaaatgttattcaAGTCTGTTTTTAAAACTGTTCTCTGAAGGAGCATTTATCACTGCTTCTGGTAATTTATTCCGCTCGCACACGACGCGGTTTGATAGAATGTGCTTCCTAGGATTTAAAtatcaatacattttaaataaatatattattttttataaataaactagcCATAGTTGGTGCACAGTtcatattttttcattgtgattgacatgtgtatacacaatttattatttataaggcgggtccacacagagcgagcataggcgcgaggcaatttcctcgcgtacaaaccggccagtgtagacgtgcctcgaccGAGGCGGCGcacgcgttttcctcgcctgtgCGCGCTGCCtaggccgaggcacgtctacactggccaggTTGTGCGCGAGGatgtatgctcgctctgtgtggacccgcctattggcCAGTCTATACCTGGTAAAGTAAAAAACGGCAAATCAATAACAAGATGGGAAGAATGCCTCATAGAATCAATGGGAAAAAAGTGGAGAGAATGGCAATAGTCAGACAAAAATGGAAGAAAATGTTtgacaaatacctaaatataatagaaaaaggTGATTCGGAAGAGGCTTAGGACCTTACGAACTTGCATAtagaaatttaaatataataagtaattgTTAAATACGGGTAAAATGTCAACAGTTCGTATAATACAggctttaataattattaataatactcCTCTGgtgcagcgacccaaagtgtgtcttggcctccaacacgactgctcggcacttatcccggtcctgtgcagtttctcgccagtcttcaacctggagctcgcgcagatccgtgtaCATCACGGGCGGCGTGTTGTCCGgtttccctcaaacgctcttttcgCCGCCCGATCGGCTCCCATGCACTCTAGATGACCGAGCCACCGAAGCCTTTGCGCCTTTGTGACACCCATGACATTTGGCTCAGCTACTATCTGTTCGACTTTGACGTTTTTGCGGATTCTCCAGCTGCCATCGGGTTGCTGCGTTGGGCCGAGGATTTTGCGAagaatcttattattattattcataatattaCCTGGTGGTGTTCCAGCTGGTCCTTGCGCTCCTGCGAGAGCTCCCCGCGCGTGTGCAGTGTACGCTGATTGGCTGCATGGAGTGCCTGCAGCTGCGCCCGCTCCTCCAGCAGGTGCTTCAGTAATGTGGCGAAGTAGTCTTTCAGCAACTGGCGAACTACTGCCTGTTTCTCGGCTGGCAGGAAAGTGTTTCTAGGTATTTGCACATTCAATTTCTGTAATGGATGAGAAATTAATGGTAACATAACTGAAATCTTTAACCCTTAATTCTAGAACATCCAAAAAACTGAACATAACTTTTGAAcctctttttgtattttcttccTAAACAAAATCATTACTACTATTGAGCTGTAAGCAAAATGAACTCACAACATTCTGTGTTTTGTGTTGATTTAAGTTAGAATTTAAGGATAATGCCATTCCTAGTGATctttaaaaatagaatcaacctcaaacatttattcagttaataggccacaggggcacttttacatgtcagttttttacaaacaatacattacaaatatggaataatgaaatattagatacttatcagagatgtatacagtctctaaatgtcgaataaTACAAAAACTATGATAACAGAAAAAtacaaccaacaaatactaaaattctgtACAGATGtcaaagtctctaagtgtcagatataaaatatagtttaaaaaaaatgagtattaaattattctcagagatgtaaaaggtctccaAGACATTgtattcatataaaataataaataattaaactaaagaataaataatcctccctcaaccttcattcgggaaagtggcaaCCTGATAAACAACACCACATAAGCAGCAGTATGctaagacttttaagcgagcatgacatgttcaagttACTGGgatgtattaatatatatgaTCTGtgaaatacaacatttgtgcttgtatgcTACATTACAGACGGCATAGTGCCACATATTGAAAAGTAGGGTGATTAATGTTGTCTAATCATATAATTGTTTCCAGAATTTGGctaacatttatattatatactatcTGGTATATTGTGTCAAGATCTTTCTTAATATTCTTTTGCTAAATGATATCTCTCATCATAAGGCCAGCAGGTAAGCTATAGTAGATGACATATTggcaggtgttattgtttttaaattgaggAAACTTTTGTATATTGGTGGCAACAACCAGTAACACAATAGTAAAGAAGCTTAAGGTAAATGCAaaccaataaattaaaaatactaaccCCCTTTCATAATCATAAAACTTCACAAGCTTTAATTAGTTAATCTGTGTTTTATACCTTTCTTACAAATTCATAAGTCAAAGTAATAGATAAATGATTAATAGCTAATTCTGACAAAATGCCTTAACAACATTAAGTGCTTTATTTGATTCACTAGAATtgaatcaattaaataatattaacctATTATGTACCAACCAAGTCATCTTATTCATAAATGTATAATGTTACCTCTGCAGTATCCTTGATTTTCTTGGGCACTAACCCTGCATAATCCTCACCACAGTGCTTGCAGAATGACAACAGTATTGGGATATTGTTAGGCTCCTCTTTGTCCATGTTGATCAGTACAGTTAGAACATTTCCCAAAAGAGGCAAACCAATTTTATTAGGGAACACGCCCACAGCAACTAACTCTGCATAAAACCTGATATCCACACGCAATTTAGAAGAGTTTGTTATTTTATCTGTCACTTTAAGAAGTTTCTGCCAATTTTCAAAGAAGTTTGAAGAGAATTCTGAATATGTGCGGTGTAAAGCTGAACACAAGTTTATTGCAGCTGGTATGTCTGACATCTTTAACTTCGCTTCTGCTATGGCAGCCGCTACCtcagatatatattttgtaaggtTCAATACGCTGAAATCTTTCAGTAACGCGTCCATTTGTATAGCACTAAAAGACTTcagtttttttacaaaagtgGTGTTCTTTTTTAAGCCAGAATCTAATTTTGAAAAGTAGTTATCTGGGGGTCGGACGCAGTTCAAATTACTATTCCTCATTTCAGTTTTCTGTTTTATCCTTGCTTCCAGGGCAGATATATATTCGGCAAGCGCCACTTTATCATTCTCTTCCGTATTTTCAGCCGTCTCATCAGCTGCACAGTTCGCTCCGGTTTCATTATCTGGTCCACTCATTGTGAAATCAAATATATCATATCCGCATTACGTAAAACGACTTTCTGTTCTTATTTGCTATATGTTATAATGTTATTTACTCCGTTTTGTGTTCCACGTCCGTTCACAGAGAGCATTTTTATAACATGCTATGACATGCTATGacaattatgacatttatgacaTCTAACTTACTTTTTATAGAATGACGGCCCACAGATATATTTTTCTGACTTATCCTAGTGTTTTCAATTTACTttcagcaataaaataaatatgtattctacttcaataatttgaatttgttgctaagttatttatttaccataacaaaatacataatggatatgtACTGATGATGATTACTAttactagcttatatctaaaatggcccttgaggcattttaccaaggatgctggcggcatttcctcattgtatcgcaatactgatacgttgtccgaggaagccgccagctcttcggtcaccagttacgtcgaccagacgtttcgcgatttctccaaaaaacttgtgcgcgctgggaccccatggacctagagtttttttacattttatcatgGAGAATTTACATTACATGGATTACATGTAATCGGTGCCTCCACCTCTGATAACTGACAATGACAGCAAGATTTTTAGGTTACTTAAATTGatatttaacttatttgttaaatatttgttcTAAATGTTAATTGTTATAATAATGTGTGGAATAATTTGTGAAATCTGTTGCTCAAGATATGTAACGCCTAAGGTATGTAGTGCTACAACTATGAACAAGGCAATTCAGGTTAGCGCCAATttcaaacttattttattttaaggtttacAATGATCGTACCATTTTACAACGTATTAAGAATAGAGGTCCAGACTGTGTCAATACTACTGAAATAAATGCTGGTGATGGTATAAGAATATTTTTCTGTGGTGCAGTGCTGTGGATGCAGGGCCAGGAGCTGACACCACAGCCTGTTGAAAATAATGTTGGAATTCTGCTTTATAATGGAGATATTTTTGACGAATCTTGGAATGAAAGTGTCTCTGATACAATGACTATAATGAATAATCTTGCTCCAAAAACAGTAAGTTATTACAATGGAATAATAAGTTTGGTAAACATTTGAGATATCTATTAGGGATAAGTATgcctttataaatattaaatcttATACTTTGTTATGTCTATTTCTAgtctatacatacatacatttgcatatatatatataaacttttttttcaggATAGTTCTGCAAACGAACATATTATTGCACAGTTAAAATTACTCAAAGGAcccttttgtattatttacttCGATAAACATTCTCAAGAACTATATTTTACTCGTGATCGGATTGGTAGGAACAGTCTACTGTTCCATAAAATGGATAATTATATAGCAATCAGTAATGTCTTGGGTGAGCAAAAAATACTtctaaaagttattttatatggtgcaaatataaaataactttaatttagctaaaagtaataaatttaatatttttagatagAAGATACAATTGTGTAGAAGTTCCAGCAACACATATTtactgttttaatattaaatctaatAAAGTAATATTACACTCATGGGCTGGTAATGAAACAGAACATTATTTAATTGAAGATCTATATAAGTCCTTccagaaacaacaaaacataccTGATGAGGATTTCAAAGTTGCATCTGAAACTCCAAGAGAGCTCTGCATTGAGGTGGGTGGGTCTGTATGGACCCGGCTAATAGCAAAAAATCAATGTAAGTTCACTAAATATTtcttatacaaatattatttcttaATGTGTGTTAACTTTTTCAGGATGATCTGATAGAGTTTCTTAGAGCTACATCCAAAAACAATGATGGGTATATGAAATTGATGGAGACACTTTTAAGCCATCCAACTATTAAAACAACTGTTAGAAGACTGACTGAACTTCTACAGAAAAGTGTAAAAATCAGATTGAAAAGACAACCCAATAAGTGTAAAAACTGTCTTATTTCTAGAGAAAACACTTGTTCTCATTCTACAATTGGTGTCCTATTTTCAGGAGGTTTAGACTGTACTATTCTTGCATATCTGGCTCATACATATGTATCTAAAGAGCAAAGCATTGACCTTATAAATGTTGCCTTCAAAAAAGATTCCATGGCATCATATGATGTGCCAGACAGATTGACAGGGAGACAGTCTTTTGAGGAATTAAAAACTCTATGTCCAACAAGGTGACTCATTTATCACCATTTTGCTAAATTTGATTACACTTTTATGTAAAAGTTGTGTTACACATCCCTGATTTTATTTATGATCTTGCAgaaaatggaattttatagaagttaATGTTCCCAAAGAAGAATTGGAGGAGTTTCAAATGAAAACAATTGCAGATCTAGTGTTCCCAAGGAAAACTATTTTAGATGAAAGCCTAGGATCAGCTTTGTGGTTTGCCTCTCGTGGACAAGTTGAGGATAGTACTTCATCTTGCAGGGTAAAGTGAACTCtattttaatgcaataaaatacattgtagggtttataactttttattataGCAATTGTTTTTACAGGTTTTGTTAATAGGTTCAGGTGCTGATGAATTATTTGGGGGATATAAAAGGCACTATAACGCATTCAAGAGACATTCCTGGCCAGGGCTTAGTGAGGAACTTCTATTGGACTGGAAGAGGATATCTTTTAGAAACCTGGCGCGAGATAACAGAGTGATATGTGACCATGGGAGACAGCCCAGAATGCCATACCTTGATGAGGAGTTCATAGACTATGTTTTGCATTTGAAACCCTGGCTGAAGTAAGGTTTTAAttcatatttacataatttattaaattaatatacaaaataaattaaatctttttcTATTCTAGGTGTTTCCCTAGTGATGATTTTGGTCCTGGCATTGGAGACAAACTAATGTTGCGCCTTGTGGCCTTTCATGTAGGTTTAAGAAATGTTGTCACCCTTCCCAAAAGAGCTCTACAATTCGGATCAAGAATAGccaacaaaaaagaaaaaggcAGTGATTTGTCAAGTAGATTCTTGAATACTTAAAATGAACTATTACCATTTCTGTATGTGATCTTTTTATTTACCACCTATGTCCCTAATCCATAAATACTAAGTACCCATTGCATCATCACATCATGACCCTAAAACATTTTAATAGACAACTGTTTCAACCATTTCATGTCCTGTCTCATTTAATAATTGTGTTTTCTCTTTTACAATGTGATTTATAATGTTTCCTAAGGCCACTGTGTGAAGTGTAGCTCTTGTCACAAACATTACAGCTATATGGTTTGGCTCCGGTGTGTGTTCGTAAATGGCTTTGTACATCACCAGAGCGCTTGAATCTGCGGTCACATCTGGGACAGGCATAATTCTTATCGTCGCTATGAATTCTCATATGTCTGATTAAATCTTGGCGTTTTGTAAATGGCCTTCCACATACTTCACAAATGTATGGTTTGATACCCAGATGGATTCTCATATGAACAACCTTATGTTCTGCTCTTGTGAATGTTTTTGAACAAAGTTTACATGAAAATTGTTTGATACCAGAGTGTGTAGCAATGTGTTTAACTAATACcgatttgttttttaatatacGCCCACAAATCTCACATTGGTATATTTTTGGTTGAGTTGATTCTTTTTTCCTCAATTTTCTGGATTGttttttaagatgtattttattatcatcATGTTGTGGAAAGTTGTTCAAGGTTCCTGATGTAGGTTCATTTTCTTCTTCCTTACCAGGGACTTGGTTATTAAAGTAGTCCACATAAAATGCTGAGTCGGCGTCATCTGACAGCCAAGAATCCAACGTGTTCTTCAACTCACAAtccattttgttaaaaatatcacattctAATTTAATATCCATCTTAATATTGTCCAGATCAGTGTCATCCAAAGTTAGTTTGCTTGGTGAATATTGACAGTTCTTAGCTAGTAATTCTTTTCTTAATTTAGAATCAATATATATACACTTTTGCTTAAAATCATAAAATGTTTTGACATTATTTTCACACATTTTGCATATGACTGCAGGTAATCCGTCGCCAATACTaatctgaaaaataaaattcaatattttaggCATCACATAATAAACTCGCGcgatgatttttagggttccgtagccaaatggcaaaaaacggaacctttatagattcgtcatgtccgtctgtccgtttatttattactaaaaattTAACTCATTCCGATGCTTTTACCTACCTGTAAATCAATACATGCACTGATTTTGTTATCAAGAGTAAGATCACCATCCactgaaaataaattgataattGCCTCTGTATTCATGCATAGCCTGCATGTTTTTTCATTTACGgacatttttgataaataaaaatttgttcGGTCTTTCACAAATACAATCAAAAGTAAACAACTAATTCGGGCCTTCGTTTGAATACtactatattattatgtagaGATTTTTCGTTCCACCGCCTTTGAACAAAAAGCTTATAGAATTATAAAACTAACCACACATTCGTTTTCTGATATAAACAAGAAGAAAATGACTATTAGGTTGTTTACTTATTAAGGTTGATTTCTaatcaatttaataaaatccGTGGAATATTTGTCTGTAGTGgcaaaatgtaataatattggAACGCAAGTTGTCACTGTCAAATCGATGAGATAAAGTTAGTGCCACACACGGATCTAGAAAATAAACCGAATAGTGTACATTGaccaaaaagtgtgtccacatgaaAAGTCAAAGTGggccgttgcatctctttctaattgGGGTGACCATAAGTCTTATGTATGTGTGATATTAGGATAACAtggaatatatagtttggcGAAGATCTTTTCTTATTCGTGCATAGTCAGAGAGAATCGTACTGTCTAAGTGGTGCTGtgctagtatttttttttttccataaatggcttttactcctcgctaatttagcaaggtggattctgccaatgtcgaggtgtgGACTTTTGACTTATGTGAGCAGAGAATGTTcggtttaattttgatttttgtggaAGGATAGACTGGGAacctaaaacaaacaaatattatggaCAACACAGACAAACACATGACATGACACATTTGACATAATACCAACATTAGTAAAAAGAGCGGAAAGCGGATGACAGATTGTTAAGGGAAGCAAAATAGCGGATGAAATGGaggaaaaaacataaaaattaaaatatatagatagatagaaatatagtaagagtaaaaattaaagttttatatcatGCTCCtgtatatacttaataagaATAGAAGTTAGAGGCGGGTCCATTAGAGTGAGAAGTGAGTAGAAATTTATAGGTCGTGGAATATTTTCAGGTAGCACATCATACAAAGAGTAATTGAATCTCGGAcaagaaaagaaaatgtgatctaTGGTGCCTTCATCGAACCGGCATTCGCACAGTGAGGTATCCCGGACCCGTATCTTAGCAAGAAATACTGGCGTACAAACTGGCCCTAAGCGTAAACGACAGATTGTAGACGTGGCCCATTTAGGATAAGCTCGGAATTTAAAAAACCATGGTTTACGGGGGATGTTGGGTTGAATGTGGCCATAATGCTTTCCTATGTGctagtattataatatttttcacatagcttgggttctgtgacagctgtcatctcaatacaatttggcattttaagattaaaaattgtattgagatgacagctgtcacagaacccaagctatgtgaaacaTATTATTTGTCCCCTGAAAAGGTATGGATATTTTTATTCTCTTCTGTGAAAAGCTTCTTCATAACCtaacttaatttagtcgttctAAAAGCTGTTACTGCGTAAGCGGTAACTTGTAGACAGTCCAAAGGCAGAGCTTCAAGAGAATGGAGCTCGGTCGTgaactaagtaggtacctatgtgtTATAAAGAATAagaatagaataataataagaatactaattatttattgtcacaaacatacaagaatacaaagacgataaaagaaaaacaaacaagTAGACACGTTGAATAGAAGAGCAGcaacaattaaattaacataatttctTAAGTCTATCCATATTATGTGAACAATAGTGTGACATAAGGGATGGACTCAGCATTTGTGTCacagcgctggttttcagttcaCTCCATGCTTCCACCTTTATATCTCCACGAACGGGGGGGCCGTGGTCGAATATGTTTTATGTTGGTACTAGGGTTTGTTTTAGTTACATATTCTGTGGTTAGTGGTGCAAGGGCGGAACTTGCGATTTGgcatttcttattatttttagtcTGTCTATTACAAAAATGGCTGCAAACCGTCGCAAGCAAGACGACAAGAATTTAGAAATTTTACGTGAACTTATATCTATAAATGGAAACAAATATTGTTTAGACTGCAACCAAAGAGGACCTACATATGTTAATGTTACAATCGGTTCGTTCGTTTGTTCAAAATGTTCGGGAATGctgtaagtattattttgtgCGTTATTGTGTTGTTGCTTTTGTGCTAGAAATTAGATCAACAAACAGATAATTCAAACTGCACGATTTTTTGCAGACGTGGTCTGACGCCTCCCCATCGAGTAAAGTCGATCTCAATGGCCACATTTACCCCCGAAGAGATAGAATTTATAAAAGTGAGAGGAAATGATTACTGTAGGCGCGTTTGGTTAGGCCTATACGAGGGTGAAAGTGTGAACTTTACTGATGAACAAAGTGTGAAAGATTTTATGTCGGACAAATACGAGAAGAAACGTTACTATCTCGATCAACCGCTGAATAATACTGTTACGAACGGAAGTTTATCATCTAAGAGTAAGTTAAAAGTTAAAAGCGGAAGTGCTGCAGCGAGCTCAGCACAGCTGATATCAATAGCGAGCCCGGCGCCGAAGTCGACGGTGAACAATAATACGCTCGTGAATGCGCCCAAAGTGGGAAATAGCTTTTTCTCTGGAGGCAATGATGTCAGTATGAAGATAGCCCGGCCGGTGCACAGCATACCCCAGCCCAGCCCGCTCGCGGCGCCACCTGTTGTCGCTCCTGCTCCAGTACCTGAGTAAGTAATATATGGTATAATAATTCTTATggattaatatgtatatattccTGTTTTGTCTTGT
Proteins encoded:
- the LOC133518020 gene encoding asparagine synthetase domain-containing protein CG17486 — translated: MLIVIIMCGIICEICCSRYVTPKVYNDRTILQRIKNRGPDCVNTTEINAGDGIRIFFCGAVLWMQGQELTPQPVENNVGILLYNGDIFDESWNESVSDTMTIMNNLAPKTDSSANEHIIAQLKLLKGPFCIIYFDKHSQELYFTRDRIGRNSLLFHKMDNYIAISNVLDRRYNCVEVPATHIYCFNIKSNKVILHSWAGNETEHYLIEDLYKSFQKQQNIPDEDFKVASETPRELCIEDDLIEFLRATSKNNDGYMKLMETLLSHPTIKTTVRRLTELLQKSVKIRLKRQPNKCKNCLISRENTCSHSTIGVLFSGGLDCTILAYLAHTYVSKEQSIDLINVAFKKDSMASYDVPDRLTGRQSFEELKTLCPTRKWNFIEVNVPKEELEEFQMKTIADLVFPRKTILDESLGSALWFASRGQVEDSTSSCRVLLIGSGADELFGGYKRHYNAFKRHSWPGLSEELLLDWKRISFRNLARDNRVICDHGRQPRMPYLDEEFIDYVLHLKPWLKCFPSDDFGPGIGDKLMLRLVAFHVGLRNVVTLPKRALQFGSRIANKKEKGSDLSSRFLNT
- the LOC133518022 gene encoding zinc finger protein 300-like yields the protein MSVNEKTCRLCMNTEAIINLFSVDGDLTLDNKISACIDLQISIGDGLPAVICKMCENNVKTFYDFKQKCIYIDSKLRKELLAKNCQYSPSKLTLDDTDLDNIKMDIKLECDIFNKMDCELKNTLDSWLSDDADSAFYVDYFNNQVPGKEEENEPTSGTLNNFPQHDDNKIHLKKQSRKLRKKESTQPKIYQCEICGRILKNKSVLVKHIATHSGIKQFSCKLCSKTFTRAEHKVVHMRIHLGIKPYICEVCGRPFTKRQDLIRHMRIHSDDKNYACPRCDRRFKRSGDVQSHLRTHTGAKPYSCNVCDKSYTSHSGLRKHYKSHCKRENTIIK
- the LOC133518021 gene encoding arf-GAP domain and FG repeat-containing protein 1 is translated as MAANRRKQDDKNLEILRELISINGNKYCLDCNQRGPTYVNVTIGSFVCSKCSGMLRGLTPPHRVKSISMATFTPEEIEFIKVRGNDYCRRVWLGLYEGESVNFTDEQSVKDFMSDKYEKKRYYLDQPLNNTVTNGSLSSKSKLKVKSGSAAASSAQLISIASPAPKSTVNNNTLVNAPKVGNSFFSGGNDVSMKIARPVHSIPQPSPLAAPPVVAPAPVPDFPVDFSTANIYNSSQFSNNVNNNYVPAPSTTTSFAAFTPPSTANDRYAALADLDHALRQQNMKTMEEGNNINSKNPFQSAPTNDFFGSKNPFFNGSWSAAPAPVPVNPFMPSSNSGNYVNSKNPFL